In one Oxyura jamaicensis isolate SHBP4307 breed ruddy duck chromosome 14, BPBGC_Ojam_1.0, whole genome shotgun sequence genomic region, the following are encoded:
- the ITPRIPL2 gene encoding inositol 1,4,5-trisphosphate receptor-interacting protein-like 2 has translation QRPRPSLGGRARGISSELTRRLTRRRFPRKRKPRSKQRQQAGGRAAVGSGAAAALGAAEGDGGGGAGRSPPAGPGGGQHGPSPRRAPAVSDSLDVRVLWPLATCLCTALLCLCQAPRGRAAAGEEEEEEEGAAEAGSVPLLKGSALLLLVAVLLGSLLARCCGSAGGAQRHGTGSGWGAAAARRGALEGFHARQLRLSPHVLGHSKAHVGRVVAELVRAAKAQGLQPGPLALSLRGDFVRIGSAYEQHKVRSPDCFDVLVPLRLPPRLEPEPRRDLGPGLGPGAAFVCGLRAPAGAGWPRRYRPFTEGFCVEPQGRCLLSSALVLRWFQGHLQRCLGAVRYRLQERCRISLSACPGRPPTLHILPCSDYVCCHISMAVRLIPAIPLGDALYLTALLPEGPQAAPVQEALWGLNASRQEQRLLSWLKEQAPASSCHLKCLQILKGLRDLRRQGLEEPFCSQWGQVLSSYVLKTALFSLLLQGPLEAWDERFLVERLEDLVMYLRDCLRKQVLMHLFLGNTSLPEAVALPRFLKEAAPVNLLAAFDGPTLDMAAFQLLYTWSQAPHLIRVYSRPRYLRPAPVPCRHVTEARQELHGE, from the coding sequence CAACGCCCCCGGCCCTCTCTCGGCGGCCGGGCCCGTGGCATTTCCTCTGAGCTCACTCGGCGGCTGACGCGGCGCCGCTTCCCTCGGAAGAGGAAGCCTCGCAGCAAGCAgcggcagcaggcaggggggcGTGCGGCggtggggagcggggcggcggcggcgctgggggcGGCCGAAggggacggcggcggcggggccgggcgctccccgcccgcggggccgggcggcggccaGCATGGCCCGagcccccgccgcgccccggcCGTGTCCGACAGCCTGGACGTGCGCGTCCTGTGGCCGCTGGCCACCTGCCTGTGCACCgcgctgctctgcctctgccaggcCCCGCGGGGCCGAGCGGCGgcgggcgaggaggaggaggaggaggaaggcgcgGCCGAGGCGGGCTCCGTGCCGCTGCTGAAGGGCtcggcgctgctgctgctggtggcggtgctgctgggcagcctgctggccCGCTGCTGCGGCTCGGCGGGGGGCGCTCAGCGGCACGGCACGGGGTcgggctggggggctgccgCGGCTCGGCGGGGTGCCCTGGAGGGGTTCCACGCCCGGCAGCTGCGGCTCTCGCCCCACGTCCTGGGGCACAGCAAGGCGCACGTCGGCCGGGTGGTGGCCGAGCTGGTGCGCGCTGCCAAGgcgcaggggctgcagcccggccCGCTGGCCCTCAGCCTGCGAGGGGACTTCGTGCGCATCGGCAGCGCCTACGAGCAGCACAAGGTGCGAAGCCCAGACTGCTTCGACGTCCTGGTGCCGCTGCGCCTGCCGCCGCGCCTGGAGCCCGAACCTCGACGGGACCTGGGGCCGGGATTGGGACCCGGAGCTGCCTTTGTGTGCGGGCTGCGGGCCCCTGCGGGGGCTGGTTGGCCACGCCGCTACCGGCCCTTCACCGAGGGCTTCTGCGTGGAGCCACAGGGCCGCTGCCTCCTCTCGTCAGCCCTGGTGCTGCGCTGGTTCCAGGGCCACCTGCAGCGCTGCCTGGGCGCCGTGCGGTATCGGCTGCAGGAGCGCTGCCGCATCAGCCTCTCGGCCTGCCCAGGGCGCCCGCCGACGCTTCACATCTTGCCCTGCTCAGACTACGTGTGCTGCCACATCTCCATGGCTGTGCGCCTCATCCCTGCCATCCCGCTGGGCGACGCGCTCTAcctcacagccctgctgcccgaGGGTCCGCAGGCAGCCCCGGTGCAGGAGGCCCTGTGGGGCCTGAACGCCTCGCGGCAGGAGCAGCGGCTGCTGAGCTGGCTGAAGGAGCAAGCCCCGgcctcctcctgccacctcAAGTGCCTGCAGATCCTCAAGGGCCTGCGGGACCTCCGCAGGCAGGGCCTGGAGGAGCCGTTCTGCTCGCAGTGGGGCCAGGTGCTCTCCTCCTATGTGCTGAAGACGgccctcttctccctgctgctgcaggggcccCTGGAGGCTTGGGATGAGCGGTTCCTGGTGGAGCGGCTGGAGGACCTGGTGATGTACCTCAGGGACTGCCTGCGCAAGCAGGTGCTGATGCATTTATTCCTGGGCAATACCAGCCTCCCCGAGGCCGTGGCGCTGCCCAGGTTCCTCAAGGAAGCCGCCCCTGTGAACTTGCTGGCTGCCTTCGACGGGCCCACGCTGGATATGGCCGCCTTCCAGCTGCTCTACACCTGGAGCCAGGCCCCGCACCTCATCAGGGTGTACAGCAGACCCCGGTACCTGCGGCCAGCACCCGTCCCGTGCCGGCACGTCACCGAGGCCCGGCAGGAGCTGCACGGAGAGTGA